The following DNA comes from Acidobacteriota bacterium.
GCTCAAAACGCCGATGCCGGCCCCGACGGCGTAGGGCGACCAGCGTTCCATCGTCAGCCAATGCAGCCAATCCATGGCAACCTCCCGAACCCGATAACGGTTTTCGTCTCCCCCCTCCCCGAGGCGATGTTCCTACGAGGTCCTCGGGACGTGCGGCGCCACGCACATGGGACATTCGGGGCTGAACCCCGCGGCGCTGTATCCCGTCATGCCGCCGGCGACGTTGCACACGTTCGCAAAACCCGCCTGCTTGAGCAGGGAGGCCGAAAGGCTGGAGCGGTGCCCCGTGCTGCAGATCACGGCCACCGGCCGGCTCTTCTTCAGGGAACCGTGCCGGGTACGCAGGTCGGGAGCGGGAATATTGACGGCGCCCTCGATATGAACGGCTTCGTACTCGCCGGCGGCCCGCACATCGACCAGCGTGAGTTCCGACCGCCCTTTCATGAGCTGGTTCAATTCCCGGACCGAAACCTGCGGCACGTGCCCGGTCGGGAGCCCTTGGCGCGACCACTCGAACATGCCGCCGTCGAGATACCCCACGACGCGGTCCAGGCCGACGCGCCGGAGCAGGACGCCGGCCTCGTAGGCCTCCTCGCCCGATCCGGCCACGAGCAGGATGTCGTGGTCGGGCGGGAGGACCCAGCCGGCGAAGGTGGAGAAATTCCCGCTGATGTCGATGTTGTACGCGCCGGGGACATGCTGCCCGCCGAAGGCGTCGTAGCTCCGGATGTCGAGCACGATCGTGTTCTTCTTTCCCGCGGCCTTGCTGAACCGCGCGGGGTCCATCAGGAGAATGCCGGGGAGGGTGTGGACCCTGGCGGGCCCCTTGCCGTTGATGGCGCTGCAGCGGCTGAAATGGTCCGGGGCTGCCGGCATGTCGGTGGTCAGCGAGCGGATGAACTGCTCGCGGTCCGGGATCTGCAGCGCCGGGTTGCAGCGCCGCTCGTACCCGATCGTCGTCCAGCGTTTCGCCCCCATGG
Coding sequences within:
- a CDS encoding MBL fold metallo-hydrolase, with the translated sequence MYVEQFFVKGLAHSSYLLGGTDTCAIVDPQRDIEVYLHAAEEMGMKITHILETHLHADFISGHLDLADATGAVIYAPKSAKCRFRHRAVAEGDSFRIENMSIRVLETPGHTPEHISYVVTDRSRGKEPAAVFCGDTLFVGDVGRPDLFPGKARDLAHKLYDSLHGKLMALPDFCDVYPAHGAGSLCGRAMGAKRWTTIGYERRCNPALQIPDREQFIRSLTTDMPAAPDHFSRCSAINGKGPARVHTLPGILLMDPARFSKAAGKKNTIVLDIRSYDAFGGQHVPGAYNIDISGNFSTFAGWVLPPDHDILLVAGSGEEAYEAGVLLRRVGLDRVVGYLDGGMFEWSRQGLPTGHVPQVSVRELNQLMKGRSELTLVDVRAAGEYEAVHIEGAVNIPAPDLRTRHGSLKKSRPVAVICSTGHRSSLSASLLKQAGFANVCNVAGGMTGYSAAGFSPECPMCVAPHVPRTS